The genomic DNA ACCGGTTCCAAAACTATTGAATCATCCTCAACTTCATAATCAACTGATATTTGAATGGTATCCATCACAATTTCTTCAATGCTTTGAACCTTATAACATTCATTATTTTCACCAAGATAATATAATGAAAGAGTCAGTAGCTGTTCGAGGCTTTAGGACTAGTTGGAATAAAAGAGTTAGTAGTTGTCCTAGTCTTTAGGACTAGTTGGAATAAATTCCTATCTTATAGGATTATTAGTCTACTTTGATTAAGTCTTATTCGTTTTTAATCGTGGCTATTTTTCAGCCTTAGTTTCCTTTTATTAAGAGTATGATGTAACTAACTGGTGCTATATATAGCCTAGTTCTTATTGAATAACAGTTAAACATGAGTGAGAGTTTTTGAGAGGTAGCAACCTGAGATCTCAAACACAACAAAATGAGTGAAGATAAAACACTTATCAAAATTCCATATTTTGATGGTCACTATGATCATTGGAGCGAACTCATGAAAAACCTGTTATGGGAAAAGGGTCCATGGAGTCTAGTGGAATGCGGTTTTAAAGAACCAACGGAAAGAACCCTACTCACAGATGCACAACAGGGACTATTGGACAATGCCAGAACCAAAGATCACCAAGTAAAACATTATCTCTATCAAGCAATAGATAGAACTGTTTTAGAGAAAATTTTGGATCGGCGCACGTTCAAGGTGGTGTGGGATTCACTGAAGAAGAAATTTGGAGGAAATGAAAATGTGAAGAAGTCATTGATAAATTCTCTAAGAAGAGATTTTGAAATTCTAGAGATGAAGAAAGGAGAAAGCATCACTGATTACTTTGCAAGAGTAATGGTAATTGCAAACAAGTTGCGCAACAACAGGGAGGACATGCTGGATTCTAAGATCGTGGAGAAGATCTTGCGCACTTTGACTAAGCAATTCACATGTGTGGTAGTGTCCATTGAAGAATCCAAGGACACAAATAACATATTCATTGATGAACTACAAAGATCACTAGTGATAGTGATGCACGAGCAGAAGTTCAATAGCGTTCACAAGGAAGATGATGACCAAGCTCTTAAGGTGGAAGAAAGAGCAAGGTATGGAAGGGGAAAAGGCAAAGGACCATCTCGAGGCCGTGGACGAGGCAGAGGAAGATATAATGTGGATAAAGCCACTATTGAGTGCTTTAAGTGTCAAAATTTGGGACACTGTCAATTTCAGTGTCCTAAGTGGATCAAAGAAGCAAATTATATTGAACTGGAAGAGGATGAACTTCTATTGATGGCCTATGTGGATGATTCTGGAGAAAAATGAGAGACGTTTGATTCATTGATTCAGGGTGCTCAAACCATATGTGCAGTGACAAAGATATGTTTTCAAGCTTGGACTTGACATTCTCTCATTCAATCAAGCttgaaaacaacaacaaaatgcAAGTAAGTGGCAAAGGAGTTGTTAAACTAGAGCTAGGAGGCGTTGTATATGGTATAAGAGATGTCTATTTCGTACTAGATCTCAAGAATAATCTGTTGAGCGTTGGCCAACTGCAAGAGAAGGGATTAACAATGTTGTTTCAAGGAAACTATGCAATATCTATCACCCACAAAGAAGTTTGATTGCACAGATTGAAAAGAGTGCAAACATGATGTTCATCATTATGTCAGAATCACCAAGGGTTAATAATGTGCAACAAGAAAGAAGCAAAGAAGTGAATTGTTTTCACACAAATGGAGATGATCTATCTAAGCTTTGGCACCAACGATATGGCCACCTCAGTTACAAAGGTCTGCGCACACTTCAGTACAAAGAGATGGTACATGGTCTTCCAAGGTTCTCGGCTTCAACTGTAACAAGTGTGGATTGCCTAAACGGAAAACATACAAGAAGTTCAATCCCGAAGCATGTCTCTTGGAGAGAAACTCAATCGTTGAAGCTCGTTACTTAGACATTTGTGGTCATATAACTCTTACATCCAACAGTGAAAAGAGGTATTTTCTAAGCTTTATCGATGATTTCAGCAGAAAAGGATGggtttattttttagaaaaaaaaatcagaagccctagaatgtttcaaaatatttaagattttgGTTGAAAAGGAAGTAGGGAAGCCACTCGAGTCTATAAGAACTGATAGGGGCGGTGATTACACCTCCattgtttttaatgatttttgtaATGAGAATGAGATTTGTAGGCACTAACAAACGCCTacacacctcaacaaaatggtgtcACCGAGAGGAAGAACCGAACAGTAATGAATATGGTGCAAGCATTacttttagaaaagaaaattctaAAATCTTTCAGGCTGGAAGCAGTGAACTGAACTTTTCATGTACTGAATCGATGTCCCACTTTAGTAGTAAAAGACGCCACCCGTCACGAAGCTTGGAGTGGAGTCAAGTCTCACGTGGATCACTTTAAAGTCTGGGGATGTATAGCTCACGCTCATGTTCCCAAAGTCAACAGAGGTAAACTAGATAATAAAAGTTCAGTTTGTGTTTGCATATAGACTTCTGAATATTGAAACTAACAAAATTATTGTGATTCGAGATGTGGTGTTTGAAGAAAGTGAGCAGTGGGAGTGGGGAAAAGAATTCGACACACTTGTGGCTGCTGATCTAGAATGGGTGATAAAACACAAAATGAGGGAGGTGATGGTAACGTGGGAAGTGAAGATGAGCTTGAGGGAGGTAATGAAGCGGCAAAAAATGCAGAAGAGGATAATGAGGAAGAGCCAAAAATTCAAGAGAAAGAGTTGGATAATGAGGAAGAGCCACAAGTTCAAGAGGAAGAATCACAAGTTCTAAGGAGAGTAAGAAGACCTCCTGCTTGGATGAATGATTTTGTAAGTGGAGACACTTTGTCATATGATGACAACATTAATATGGTGCAAGATATGGGTCCTGAAAATCTAACTCATTTTCAAGATGCAGTGAAAGAGCAAAAATAGATGCAAGCAATGGACAATGAAATCAGTTCCATAGAGAAGAACAACACCTAGACTCTCACAAAGTTACCAAAAGGCGCCAAAAATATTGGAGTCAAATGAGTTCTTAAGAAAAAGTGAGAAGAAAATAGGAAGATCACAAAGCACACAAAGCTCGCATAGTAGTTAAGGGTTACTCTCAGAAACATGGCATCTACTACTCCGAGGTTTTTGCTCCAGTGGCTCGGTTAGATACAATAAGAATGGTAATAACATCAGCAACTCATAAAGGATGGAAAATTTACCAGCTTGATATAAAGTCAGCGTTTCTGCATGGCGACCTGACCGAACAAGTGTTTGTTGATCAACCCAAAGGTTATGAGAAGAAAGGAAGTGAAGAACTGGTGTATCAACTGCACAAGGCACTGTACGGACTAAAACAAGCTCGTTGAGCTTGGTTTAGTCGAATCAAAGCTCATTTCATTAAGGAGGGACTTCCGGGCTGCCATAGTGAACAAACCCTCCTCACCAAAAGAAGCAAGGAAGGTAAAGttatcatcatcaacatctATGTCGATGATTTAATTTTCACTAGTGATGATGTCATTGATGATGGAGTTTAAAACATCAATGATGAGGGAGTTCGACATGACAGATTTGGGATATATGAGTTATTTCTTGGGTATTGAagttttaaaaaagaaagaagggaTATTTATCTGTCAAAGAAGGTATGCAGAAGAAGTTTTGAAAAGATTTGGGATGTTGGAGAGCAAATCAGTAAGCAATCCTATTGTGCTAGAGTTGAAGATTCACAATAATGCAAAGGGAGTACCTATAGATGAGACTTACTACAAACAAATAGTAGGAAGTCTTATGTACCTCACCTCCACGAGGCCTGATCTAATGTATGCTACAAGTCTGCTAAGCAGGTACATGACTAAGCCCACTATGATTCATCTGTAAATTGCAAAAAGGGTTCTTAGATACCTAAAAGGAACAATGAATCTGGGAATTTTCTATAAGAAAGGGAGTCAACCGGAGGAAAGTGAAGCCTACACTGACAGCAATTATGCCGATGACAGTAAAGATCAAAAAAGTACTAATGGATATGCATTTCTACTCAGTTTAGGAGTTGTAGCTTGGAGTTCTAAGAAACAACCTATGGTGACACTATCTACTACCGAAGCGGAATTTGTGGCAGCGGCTGTATGTGTTTGTCAAGCCATTTGGATGAAGAGGATACTCAATGTGATGATCTATGAAGGAAAGAGTTGTACAAACATAAAATGTGACAATAATTCCACAATCAAGTTATCCAGAAATCCAGTTATGCATGGCCGCAGCAAGTATATCGATGTTTGTTTTCACTTCTTAAGGGATTTATCAGAAGAAGGAACTATCTCCTTAGTTCACTATGAAAGTGCTGATCAAATTGCAGATATCATGACCAAGCCATTGAAGGTAGATGCGTTTCAGAAACTTCGAGCCTCGCTTGGTATGTGTGATTTTGCAAAAGTAAGCTAATGGTTCTTCATGACATTAGCTTAAGAGAGAGATTGAAAGAGTTAGTAGTTGTCGGAGTCTTTAGGACTAGTTGGAAAAAAAGAGTCAGTAGTTGTCCTAATCTTTAGTTCTAGCTGGAATAAATTCCTATTTTGTAGGATTATTAGTCTACTTTGATTAAGTCTTATTCGTTTGTAATCTTGGCTATTTTTCAGTCTTAGTTTCCTTTTGTTAAGAGTCCGATGTAACTAACTAGTGCTATATATAGCCTAGTTCTTATTGAATAACAGTTAAGCATTTTATCTATTCTTTACAAACAAGTGATTCATATCTATTTTGTACCGATAATACATACCCGTAATCAAGTTCTCAAATTCATGAATATCTTCTCCAGAATTTACATCGCTTAAATCACTTGAGCCGGCCGAATTCGGCTAACGAATTTTTCAGTGTCGAAAGCAATTTGTTATGGCCTCTTATTGCACATTTCCAAGTACGACCAAATTGATAATATCTAAACCATTAATCTTTTCCAGAGAAGAAATGTCCAAATCATATCCTTCCAAAATCTTACGATAAAACCTTTTACGGTAGTACATTTTAAAGGCTCTAATTATCCAGAATCATATGGTTGAATTTTTTAAGTCATATTTGGCGATAAAAAAACAACTCAATATTTTGCAACTGTTGGATGATTTGAATGGACTGGACAATTATccattattaagaaaaaaaatttaccGTGCATTTGTTCATCCAGCCAACAAACATATTCTTCGAAAAGTAACCAAGTCATCCATGCTCTTTTGTTGGCACGATATTCACAATATAGCCTATTCATGTTGATATTCTTAAAACAACGTGGCTAGTTTGTGACGTTTGGAAGATCCACTTTTGTCAAAGTCAGCTGATAGGAACTCTGATGATCACTTTAGagtatttgatatttttcattGACTAACTTTCAAATTGAAAGTTTTGTCAACCCACTGCACCAAATCTTGTTGAGTGCATCCTTGAGATCATGGTTGATTTTTGAACACTCTTTAGTTTAAGAATCATAGTTGATGTGATTTTAAAAAGTATCAATGAACATTTTTACAGTGATCAATTTCTAACCATATTTAATGTACTACGTTGGTACAATATACCAACCTTTTGGTACCATAAACTAACTTTTTACTTATTCAATAATAATGAATTTgacaaattcaattaatttgtgAATGGACATTCATAGGATAGGATGTGCcttgaaacttatttttataatttatttttcatctctAACTAATATACATTGTAACtagtaattataaaaataatatgtaaaacctctttaaataaattaattattagtttattgatataataatatctcgactaaattaataaaatattccagtcccaacattattaatttatagaggTTTTACTAGTgagttttatattattgataatttataaaaaaaattattaatattaaaaaaaaatatatatatatatatataaatatttataatattaaatattaaatattattcaaatataaaaaataaaaaataaataaaccactTATGTTTAATCATCCAAATAAACTTAGTGCAATCAAATATAACTCAGAATCCTATAATTTGATATGTTGAGTATAAGTTCAATCAATCttattaatttactaaattcCAAAACAACATTAGAATACTAgtataatcaataataatattttgtttataaaattgaatttaaataatccacCACAAATAACATGttaattttatacatattttaattacaGTAGAAAATTGGAAAGATTAGTGGGCCCATACAATTAAGCGGAATAATTGCTCAGATTTAGGAATGGGGTTGGGGAGATTACAATCGTGATCACAATAGCTTTCTTAATTAAAACCCTTTTCTCCAACCAAAAGAacgaaaaaaaaatgtttttcaaaagtGGAATTTGATGCATTCATATTCAATACATAAATGATAAAACTAAGTAActaaatatcatttttcttataaaaacaataattttatcaatcaaaatattattattttaaaattttatacaatattatataaatgaatgaaGTTTAAGtctaataacaaaaaaataaatatacaaaacaCCTATACAAAAATATGAGTGTCCAAAGCATCACCAAATGCAATATGATTAAccatttagaaaataaaaataataatataagtaaaaaatgcTCACCAACTAACAAACACAAAAATTAGTGTTAACGAGTTAAAGATCTTCAAAAAGATCAATGAGTTCACCGACAATCTCCACCGTTTTACCAAAGAGACCTCCCatatcgtcataataatagtgttGCGGAATAAATGCATCGATTGACTGTAAACATAGAATTTTTTACGGTTCTTTTCGAGCCGAATGGTCAACCAGATGTAAGTGATAGGGACTCATCGACTCAATCCAACCGAGCTCACGCTTTTTATCTAAACTTCTCAACAACCGACGATTGACTCATATATTACCCACTCAATATCATTCATATGCTAAAGTATATTTCAAATCGCAGTCACGCATTTGCAATGCAAAAACTAGTGAGGTGTCGTTTCCTCCTCCTTACACGACATTCTATAACGATTAACCataatacataatattttatacctCTATCATTCGCTCGGATTCCTCCGTGCATGACACtctattaaaagaaaaactaaaactttaaaatatatttaaaatttcacaaCTTCTCTTCTAGAAAATCACAAGGAGCAATCTCTATCAAATAAGGAATAGCAATGACCATCAAATccatatatttgattaaatattaatatcctTTTAACATTATTACCTAATAACTCAATTTTACATAACTTCAAATCAACAAAGTTATTATTAACCCAAATCAGAATAAAGATTAAGAGATTtcgaaattttttaaattctatttatatCGTTTTAGTTGAAATTGAATTCGTGGCTTTTGTTCTCATATGAATGACTTTTATCGCTTAAActattctaattgatttttatataaataattattatcaaataaaaaatagaaaaaaatatagttgttttttagataataattgatgattttatttttacatacaaatatataatagatttattttgttattgagatactaatattaatttaagaaacaaTCTtacttgtattttatttaatgtaaagaTGTGATTGATTATGTAGTTgttagattatatatttaattaaaaaattaattggttttagTGCTAACCATTCCACTCGTCAAAAATGTTGGAGAGTGCATGGGAGGCGACCCATTCatcaaaatatatgttattattattaattcaagaatatatgtttttattattattattattattattaataatattaataaagatatataaaatgGAATATGGAGATCGTGAttcttattattcttatttattttgataatgaaaaaCGTGTGTGCAACCCAATGAATAGAATGGTCCCACGAGAGTTGTTCACCTTCtacaaattatgattttttttcttttcttaaaactcatttattatttatttaattaaaaaaaataagggtATGGTGATTTTAAGTTTGAACTAATGAAAATAATGTGGAGTAATCGTGATATATCATACAAATTAGTTTAGCGAGCAAGTGTGAATCTTATAATGGGTTGGGGTTAATTTTTgtttctcaaataaaaaaatataataataatataacaccAAActcaaataatgtttattttattttaaacattcaatattaccatttttaaagttatttaataaaattatgcatTTTATTCTTCAACATTTCCCGTCTTATAAGTATTTAATTGGGTAATCGGTACCCGTCGACAAAacgaaaagataaaaaaataggtACTTCAATACTTGACCCCACGGTTGCCATCCTATATCCATATCTTGTAATTCAAGTggttctatataattttttctcaaacacattattttagagagaataaaaaaaatcatcccAACTCTTTTAACCTTCTATTTGAGAGATAAAAGGAACAATCAGAAAAATATAGACATTTAGTGGTAATGAAAATGCATTATAGTGTAAATCATAactcattaatttaattaagctaatcattatctcttatttttaattcttaaaaccAAATAATGTGCTGTCATGATCTTTGGCGGTGGATTTGCAGTTCCATGAACCACTAACTATAGAAAGTTagaaactatattttatttaataaatgtttgtttcttgaaacaactaataaaaaaaaattatgcgaaaaaaaataaaactaaaatatatatagtttaactAGGGGTGAAAACCATTTGACtcattttcaaatcaattagTTCACCACATATGAAGCAATATTTTGCATGGTACTCGATGAAGACTGGTACCTAAAGGTCAAAAGTTTCAAATTCTAGTTAAAAATGTTCGGAATGAATCGTAACAATAAGGATCGTGTTATATTACTTGAGGAATAAACTCTTgtcataagaaaataaaaatcttcgaaactttttaattttagaagGTTTAAATTTAGAcgtataagaaattaataaataactcACTAAGATAATTTAAGTgacaaaatcaataatttaaaccgttttttttttttacgtaaTCTTGAAAAATCAGCGGTTATATAGAGATGGAAGAGCCCCTAAGAGATTACATATTCAATTTCGGTCTAGTTCGTTTGAGTTGCTTCGGGAAAGGAACTCAATTTCCTTAgaatatcttaaataaaaataaatgttataactgtaaGGTAATGCTATCttcctatattaaataaaagttaatcaATAAATTCTTCGAATAGTCA from Impatiens glandulifera chromosome 9, dImpGla2.1, whole genome shotgun sequence includes the following:
- the LOC124915975 gene encoding uncharacterized protein LOC124915975; this translates as MSEDKTLIKIPYFDGHYDHWSELMKNLLWEKGPWSLVECGFKEPTERTLLTDAQQGLLDNARTKDHQVKHYLYQAIDRTVLEKILDRRTFKVVWDSLKKKFGGNENVKKSLINSLRRDFEILEMKKGESITDYFARVMVIANKLRNNREDMLDSKIVEKILRTLTKQFTCVVVSIEESKDTNNIFIDELQRSLVIVMHEQKFNSVHKEDDDQALKVEERARYGRGKGKGPSRGRGRGRGRYNVDKATIECFKCQNLGHCQFQCPKWIKEANYIELEEDELLLMAYVDDSGEK